A region from the Pogoniulus pusillus isolate bPogPus1 chromosome 13, bPogPus1.pri, whole genome shotgun sequence genome encodes:
- the IL21R gene encoding interleukin-21 receptor, with product MQEDEFQPLLVAHCHSFLRENNHTKDRSQWEGWHTVRTKMNKLWLQSISFFLLFHYTTCCENLTCFVDYVQTLSCVLRSDLGASSYSLTATWLSEEDSENVVAACSLLQLSRNTSHTQYMCTVDMTQLLADVKVQVEIDDRQHVISRDFYMADNIKPQPPFNLTAVFSEGYNISWETIYQNSPYYFLNEELQYQLRYKRRTDTWETQKTKAVHDDRRTLLIQPWELQANAEYELQVRAKPRQDSGYGGVWSEWSLPLALTARPAAVAQTAGMGWLLLLGGVVAITASVTTILAKQESLWKKVACIPDPASFFTPLYVAHNGDFKKWVGASRMNFTEWGMVLPEVLDVYTMCPSSSTAWEELPELRKDLPCKPCVSCLTALGQDSQSLLSAVNSSSGTKDQSYGHLSIDTVTVADGFTPCNCHCSCSHGYKGREHTSEDDSAAETSYPMFKVDDEDTKIASGLHLADLSAQDKVFASGSVSTDHLRSTSVLAHQQLERALEGRIGSILEDLCLQPDQWDLENPGSLPSPDGESVSYSEGSCDFSPHTSRPGDSYPMICVDLDTIDSGFVDSDCGSPAECELDQNSQASCSSIPLELVGEDFPRSYVKQWVSCGSDGPISGTQTS from the exons ATGCAGGAGGACGAGTTCCAGCCTCTGCTCGTTGCCCACTGCCACTCTTTCCTCCGAGAGAACAATCACACCAAAGACAGAAGCCAGTGGGAGGGAT GGCATACGGTCAGAACCAAAATGAACAAACTGTGGCTCCAGAgtatttccttcttccttttattCCATTACA CTACATGTTGCGAAAACCTGACCTGTTTTGTGGATTATGTACAGACCCTGTCCTGTGTCCTGAGAAGTGACTTGGGTGCCAGCTCttacagcctcactgcaacatG GCTTTCTGAGGAAGACTCCGAGAATGTTGTGGCTGCCTGCAGTCTCCTGCAACTGTCCAGGAACACAAGTCACACACAGTACATGTGCACCGTGGACAtgactcagctgctggcagatgtCAAAGTCCAGGTGGAAATTGATGATAGACAGCATGTGATCTCCAGAGACTTCTATATGGCAGATAACA TCAAACCCCAGCCTCCGTTCAATCTGACTGCCGTGTTCTCCGAGGGTTACAATATTTCCTGGGAAACCATCTACCAGAACTCTCCTTACTACTTTCTAAACGAGGAGCTGCAATATCAGCTGCGTTATAAGAGGAGGACTGACACGTGGGAG ACCCAGAAGACTAAAGCTGTCCATGACGACAGACGGACACTGCTGATCCAGCCGTGGGAGCTGCAGGCGAACGCTGAGTACGAGCTCCAAGTGCGAGCCAAACCGCGCCAGGACAGCGGCTACGGCGGAGTCTGGAGCGAGTGGAGCCTGCCGCTGGCGCTGACAGCCAGGCCTGCCG CAGTGGCACAGACGGCAGGCATGGGGTGGCTGCTGCTCTTGGGTGGTGTTGTGGCGATCACTGCCTCAGTCACAACCATTCTGGCCAAACAGGAGAG tttgTGGAAGAAGGTGGCTTGCATCCCAGATCCTGCTTCCTTTTTTACACCTCTTTATGTGGCACATAATGGAGATTTCAAG AAATGGGTTGGTGCATCCCGTATGAATTTCACTGAATGGGGAATGGTCCTTCCAGAAGTCCTAGATGTTTACACCATGTGTCCCTCCAGCAGTACTGCATGGGAGGAGCTGCCTGAGCTAAGAAAAGATCTGCCTTGCAAGCCCTGTGTGTCTTGCCTGACTGCCCTCGGCCAGGACAGTCAgtccctgctgtctgctgtgaacagcagcagtgggacTAAAGACCAGTCGTATGGGCACTTGTCCATTGACACTGTGACTGTGGCTGATGGATTTACACCTTGTAACTGCCACTGCAGCTGTAGCCATGGGTACAAGGGACGGGAGCATACCAGTGAGGATGACAGTGCTGCAGAAACTAGTTACCCCATGTTTAAGGTTGATGATGAAGACACAAAGATAGCCAGTGGCTTGCATCTGGCTGACCTGAGTGCACAGGACAAAGTCTTTGCCTCAGGTTCTGTGTCCACAGACCACCTGAGGAGTACAAGTGTCCTAGCCCACCAGCAGCTAGAAAGGGCTTTGGAAGGAAGGATAGGGAGCATCCTAGAAGACCTCTGCTTGCAGCCTGATCAGTGGGATTTGGAAAATCCAGGTTCTCTGCCTTCTCCCGATGGTGAAAGTGTTTCCTACAGTGAAGGCTCCTGTGACTTCTCCCCTCACACTTCAAGGCCTGGTGACAGTTACCCGATGATCTGTGTAGATTTGGACACTATTGATAGTGGCTTTGTGGACTCAGACTGTGGGAGCCCAGCTGAGTGTGAACTTGACCAGAACAGCCAGGCCAGCTGTTCTTCCATCCCTCTGGAGCTGGTGGGGGAGGACTTTCCACGGAGTTACGTCAAGCAGTGGGTGTCTTGTGGCTCTGATGGCCCCATCAGTGGAACACAGACAAGCTAA
- the IL4R gene encoding interleukin-4 receptor subunit alpha: MARLPRAALHTLWILFFSCATNEVTAAGHVQEFACFTDYDKELVCHWKVPAHMDCSKEFLIYYRKESHPLLNSVCVPENGKDRLCTCTIHPKFFVSGLTYILALQFNGTDTWNYHVTPALVVKPRPPSNLAIEKTENGNFNLSWEESYSPSSILSGQPVIYEVKYWRKQHPTEVSVKAINYQAKSFEIVASSLQRGYDYAASVRCKYLDYPAYWSEWSEEVEFPYDYQTTAEDALRMAVPVACVLIMAVSVSCYFCFTKVKKEWWDKIPNPAKSHLVVKNVKLSVLCYIDEIKFPFHDLKQSHMENKRSCTDCLSQRSSSHNFKGNDNIRSVEKSCSCHGKPGEWFPKGRGAVLTPEAVPVESVEICERLTEMEADSQETSDQLPVFEPCEGSVDAFREHNEAIARMFSDLLADENSVQDPDITRGENKTFDKLESENASHQSPKESTTQHQQPFDISHTVSLFTRASQEDYSCSTASKKSEQSEESFDSGYRSYQSSSINSASLDAGSLQCTVHQGFFPCSSGSRHDSCVLIQRSPNKASCRTREDSISSLAHKSFDPLVSPPMELCSSAYKSCDTLMSPSVVPCGSAYKSFDVLVSAFKEPISSAYKSFDTLLSQSVANSTLAPCFENVCFSLALAQISETSELSCRDQIYQPPSSGMCYAGCRSPCTELGFQNTSSEQTDIPSFFTPANYSASAFLPEEEMHKQVTYQNVRKKATVMPCPTGPQASGCQSFDNAVKCSGTCCDNAREGISGSLHKPFVHLLYSNLGEALPDPICVTPDQRTDGHMCLVVQHFDRSIAPRLASSKSVKQTSDGSLQIISSDELPAESKDENSGGEEQVLCLLEQSCQDFNSREKTAKGTKPNSCSSAKQGVQERSSNGLSADFHCHTYKHLRELGKAGENKEVMQHVAGRKCGSAAALPEESLDSTGLNLERKTAKPPQLLVSDKSPPPLFVDSCPDSHIIHSEGSPLVPAVGKRPVELLRENGKNGKEMESVQGLAQEDNCYMKVA; the protein is encoded by the exons TTACGGCTGCAGGACACGTGCAGGAATTTGCTTGCTTCACTGACTATGACAAAGAGTTAGTTTGTCACTGGAAGGTGCCTGCACACATGGATTGCTCCAAAGAGTTCCTGATCTACTACAGGAAGGAATCTCATCCTCTGCT AAACAGTGTGTGTGTTCCCGAGAATGGGAAGGACAGGCTGTGCACCTGCACGATCCATCCCAAGTTTTTTGTGTCAGGCCTGACGTACATTCTAGCCCTGCAGTTCAATGGGACTGACACATGGAACTACCACGTTACACCAGCCCTGGTTG TTAAGCCAAGGCCCCCCAGTAATCTTGCCATTGAGAAAACTGAGAATGGTAATTTCAATCTGAGCTGGGAGGAGAGCTACTCTCCTTCATccatcctctctgggcagccagtcaTCTATGAAGTGAAATACTGGAGGAAACAGCACCCGACAGAG GTTTCTGTGAAAGCAATTAACTACCAGGCTAAAAGCTTTGAAATTGTGGCAAGCTCCCTGCAGAGAGGATATGATTATGCTGCAAGTGTGAGGTGTAAATACCTTGACTACCCAGCCTACTGGAGTGAATGGAGTGAAGAAGTTGAGTTTCCCTATG ATTACCAAACAACAGCTGAGGATGCTCTGCGGATGGCTGTTCCTGTGGCCTGTGTACTGATCATGGCAGTGTCCGTCAGTTGTTACTTCTGTTTTACCAA AGTGAAGAAAGAATGGTGGGATAAAATCCCAAATCCAGCAAAGAGCCATCTGGTTGTAAAAAATGTCAAG CTTTCAGTTTTGTGTTACATTGATGAAATTAAGTTCCCTTTCCATGACTTAAAGCAGAGTCACATGGAAAACAAAAG AAGTTGCACAGACTGTTTGTCTCAGAGGTCATCAAGCCATAACTTCAAGGGAAATGATAACATCAGAAGTGTTGAGAAATCCTGCAGTTGCCATGGCAAGCCTGGAGAGTGGTTTCccaaaggcagaggtgcagtTTTAACCCCTGAGGCAGTTCCAGTGGAGTCTGTAGAAATTTGTGAGCGTTTAACAGAGATGGAGGCTGACAGCCAGGAGACCAGTGACCAGCTGCCTGTCTTTGAGCCTTGTGAGGGCAGCGTCGATGCTTTCAGAGAACACAATGAAGCCATAGCTAGGATGTTCAGTGATCTCCTGGCAGACGAAAATAGTGTGCAAGACCCAGACATTACCAGAGGCGAGAATAAAACTTTTGATAAACTGGAATCAGAAAATGCATCACATCAAAGTCCAAAGGAAAGCACCACCCAGCATCAGCAACCCTTTGATATTTCTCATACAGTCTCCCTTTTCACCAGAGCTTCTCAAGAGGACTACAGTTGTAGTACAGCCAGCAAGAAGTCAGAACAATCAGAAGAATCCTTCGACTCTGGCTATCGAAGCTATCAAAGCTCCAGCATAAATtctgcttctctggatgcaGGAAGTCTTCAATGTACAGTTCACCAAGGCTTTTTTCCTTGCAGTTCTGGAAGTCGTCATGATTCGTGTGTTCTGATCCAGAGATCTCCAAATAAAGCATCCTGTAGGACCAGAGAGGACAGTATAAGCAGCCTTGCACACAAGAGTTTTGATCCCCTTGTGTCTCCACCCATGGAGCTGTGTAGCTCTGCCTACAAGAGCTGTGACACCCTTATGTCCCCATCTGTGGTGCCCTGTGGCTCTGCATACAAGAGCTTCGATGTTCTTGTGTCTGCATTCAAGGAACCAATTAGCTCTGCCTATAAGAGCTTTGATACTCTTCTGTCTCAGTCCGTGGCTAACAGCACCCTGGCTCCGTGTTTTGAAAATGTGTGcttctctctggctttggcacAGATTTCAGAGACATCAGAACTTAGCTGCAGAGATCAAATTTACCAACCTCCTAGCAGTGGGATGTGTTATGCAGGCTGCAGATCTCCCTGCACTGAGCTTGGTTTTCAAAATACCTCTTCAGAGCAGACTGATATTCCATCTTTCTTCACACCTGCAAATTACAGTGCTTCAGCcttcctgccagaggaggaaatGCACAAGCAAGTAACATACCAAAATGTTCGTAAGAAAGCCACTGTAATGCCTTGCCCCACTGGACCTCAAGCATCTGGTTGCCAATCTTTTGATAATGCAGTGAAATGCAGTGGCACATGCTGTGATAATGCCAGGGAGGGTATCTCTGGCTCACTGCACAAACCTTTTGTTCATCTTTTGTATAGCAACCTGGGAGAAGCACTGCCGGATCCCATCTGCGTTACACCTGACCAGAGGACAGATGGCCACATGTGTTTGGTTGTGCAGCATTTTGATCGCAGCATTGCCCCACGTTTAGCCTCCAGTAAGAGTGTTAAACAGACCAGTGATGGTAGCCTCCAGATCATCAGCTCTgatgagctgcctgcagagagcaaagatGAAAACAGTGGCGGAGAGGAACAGGTTTTGTgtttgctggagcagagctgtcaggattttaacagcagagaaaaaactGCAAAGGGGACAAAGCCCAACAGCTGTAGCTCTGCTAAACAAGGAGTGCAAGAGAGAAGCAGTAATGGGCTAAGTGCTGACTTTCACTGCCACACATATAAGCACTTAAGAGAACTTGGAAAGGCAGGGGAGAATAAAGAGGTGATGCAGCACGTGGCAGGCAGGAAGTgtggctcagcagctgccttACCAGAGGAGTCACTGGACAGCACTGGGCTAAACTTAGAAAGAAAAACTGCAAAGCCCCCGCAGCTCCTAGTCTCAGACAAGTCACCACCTCCTCTTTTTGTGGACAGCTGTCCTGATTCTCACATCATTCACAGTGAGGGCTCCCCACTGGTACCTGCAGTTGGGAAAAGACCAGTAGAACTACTGAGGGAAAATGGGAAGAATGGGAAAGAGATGGAATCTGTGCAAGGCCTTGCCCAGGAGGACAACTGCTACATGAAGGTAGCCTAG